The following is a genomic window from Triplophysa dalaica isolate WHDGS20190420 chromosome 22, ASM1584641v1, whole genome shotgun sequence.
CTAGCATGTATAATATAGACCAAGATCAAAAGGACGAATGATGAGGCCAAGTGGGTTCAGGAGTGAAGGTCTATACAATGCGCCCACTGGGCAAGTTTCCACCACAACTGAAGCTTTTAGAGTTGTCAGCACCAATGCGTGGAAGCGTGTGCGCGTGTGCCGTGATTCTCACTGAGAGGCAGGGGTCGAGCAACAGAGGCTGTTTCAGGTTAATTGGATCGCTGTCAGCCTCTTCAGTTGTGTAACGATCGTTGTACCTTCCAGCTCGGCGGACACACAATCCTACACCTATAAAAAAGAGTGATGCTTGGCTTAGTGCTACGCTAACGCAATGAATATTGACTAGCAGTGAAAGCAGGGGACGAAAAACAGACACAGATCGCCCTGGCCCACATAATTCCTTTGGATGCGGGGAACGTTGCGAAGGTCGCTGCTTCGTTTTTTCGCACAAAGGGAGGTTTATATGGGCCAGGGGCGAAGAGTTAGGGGTCGACTGGAAACCCCATGCCTATATCGCCCTCTTTTCTGTTAGGGTATTGGAAGAAAGCTTGACGAAATGGACCGGGGAAGTTGCGGTGATGTAGGCGGAGTAATAGGGCTAACATGACTGGGAGGGGGAATTTGCGTCACCGCAGACaggtgcatgctgggatacAGCCTGCGTGGGAGGGTGAAGGCGTCTGCGTTGCATAGTTGTTGGCTGTCGTTCTCGTTTCCTTCCATATTGCATGACGATCATCATTACCTCTACTATCTGTGGGTGGGAGGGAAAGAAAGCATTTATCTTGCTCGGGATATGAGGTTTGCCGTTTCTATGACAatcctgtatgtgtgtgtgtccaccAGCGCGGGGGTTCGCGCTGCTCATCAATCACCCAGAGGAGTCTGGACCCATGGACAGAAAATTTAGGAGGGATTAATGTAGAGCATCGGCGTCAGCCTTAGCAATCAAAGCCAGCCATCCGTGACGTACTCGAATCAACCCCACAAACACAGAGATGGACTCTGGGCTTCAGAGGTGCTCAAGGTCATCCCTTGGGCCCCTGCGAGGTCTCAGTGGCCGCATTCCCTCCTGCAGTCCACTTTTGTGGACATGTTGTCCTGGTTACTCCAATGGCGTGGAGATTGACCCTGCTCTTGTTTGGCAAGGTTTGCAGAGGTCAGCAAGGccaccaaaacacacacatcccatATTCCCCACCGTCGAGCTGGGATGGGGATATAAAACCTTGCTGAGCCCCAAGTGGAGGAAAGATTGTGAAACATCAAGTCAATCTCATGTGTCTTTGACagcaaacaaatataaactcaGCACATCCTAATAATTTCTTATTAACTTATTATTGTGTCTTTGATCAGTTGAGGTAAAGTAGGCAGTAGTTTTATAACCCAACGAAGTCCAATAACTATATCTATGAGAGTAAAACTCCTAACATTGAAAGTAAACTGTCAAAACTGGCCAGATTCACCCCGAACACACCCTGAATCTATATGAAGACATTCTATAGGCCATTAGTCATCGGCCATTGAAAACCCCGTACCAGTAAACATAGGTCATAATGTGTTTTCTGCTAATAACTTCTGCGTTCCAATCCAAAATGGGAATGTCACCCACTTTCTTCTCAACTACAGGGGGCAAAACCATCGCTCCCCCACAATCTTGCACCACTTTCACTCAACGTCCCACCGGCAAGCCGTAGGAATCTGAGGTAGGAGTGAGGCATTTGTACTGTCAAGTATCCCAAAAAATGACTGCACACAAAAAAGACTTCTGTGCTTTGTAACAATCATCCCTCCCTCCTTTACCGGCCCTCCATTCTCCATACCTTTCCTGTGACCCCAGCACTAGGCATAAAAGATCCATCAACAGTATCACTGGCTGCATTTACAAGTGAAAAGGGCCCAATAATGGAGCAGTTAGGAGAAGAATGGCTAGGCGCAGGGAGGCTCACAGAtgttggtggtggttgaggggGATGTGGGTTGTATGGAGAAGGGGCTCAGCTTCATTGTTGCCgagggaggggtggaggaaAAAAAACTGGATTTGTGATGGCAGACCGGCATTGGTTCGCCATTGGCCCAAAAGTAGCACTGGCTGAAAGAAAAGGTGTCCAGGGAAGCGTGTGAACCAGGGCTACGAGAGGTCAGGACGAGGGGGGAGGCGAATAAAGAAAGGACATCGGGTATAGGGACATATTTTGGTATGATTTGCGTagccttttttttctttagaaatggCAGAGGGAAAGGCCTCTGTTAGTTCCAGCAGG
Proteins encoded in this region:
- the urm1 gene encoding ubiquitin-related modifier 1 isoform X2 gives rise to the protein MAAPLALHLEFGGGAELLFDGVKNHHVTLPGQSDPCVGLCVRRAGRYNDRYTTEEADSDPINLKQPLLLDPCLSVRITAHAHTLPRIGADNSKSFSCGGNLPSGRIV